ACATACTCATTAATATCCTTTATAATTGTTTTTGTTTTGCGGAATATTAATGGGTTATACAGATAAATTCATTGATTTATATCAACAATACTTGCTAAGTCGTATACTGTCTAGTACTATAATCTTTCTTTTTTCAACACTGACAAGTTCTTCTTTTTTTAAGGTTGCTATGTTTCTAGAGAGAGTTTCTGGAGTTATATTTAGGATTGCAGCTATTTTTCTATGTGAGAGTTCATCTATATGATTTTGGTTTTCATAAATAAACTTACATACCCTGCTAAATGTATCCATGGTGAGATTTGTAGTAATAACGTTTTGAAGAGCTTTAACTTTTTTAGATAATGATTCGATGATTTTAAAACTAATATCTGGATTACGTAAAAAATCTTTTTCAAATAACTCATAGTCTATTTCAAGTAGCTGACAATCTGTTTCACACATCGCCGTAGCCGGGTAGTTTATCTTTTGCATATGTGCTGTTTCTGCTATCAATGTTTGAGGTTGAAAAAAGTGCATAACCACTTCATTACCCTTTGGATCAACCTTATATACTTTTATAATACCATCCAGCAAAAGCTTTAGTTTGTTTGGTTTATCACCCTCATAAAAGATAATATTACCTTTACTATAGTTTTTAAGCTGTGAGATTTCATAAAGTCTGTTATTCTCAACATTATTTAATTCTTCAAAAAGTTCGATGTTAATATTATTATTCATGGAGTAAGCATATCCATTTTATTACACTAAATACAATTTAACTTTAGTCATAAACATTGTCCATGTCAAAATCATCATTATAATCAGGTTGCGGAGGTATCTTTTTTAAAGATTTATCATTTACTTCTGCACCTTCAAAGTCATACTCATCTACACCATAAAACTTTTGTTCAACAGAATATTTTTTTTCCTTTTCCATTTGCTTTTCCAAATGTTTTTTCGTTTCATTATTATCTGCACTAAACACTACTGTGAAAAGCAAGAATATCGTTGCAAATAGTTTCACATCAATCCTTATTTATAAGCTATAAATAACTTTTCTGATATTTTCTTTATCTGTATTTCTGTACTCATCATAAAGCTTCTGGTATTTAAGTTTTGTAACATAATCTATAGGTACTCTAATAGATTTATATTCAATTAACTCATTATTCTTATATACTCCACTTATAGTTGCATGTACCCAGTAGAAACCTCTATCTTTTCGGAGATTTTTTACTATACCTTCCCATTTTCTGCCCTGCTTTAACTTAGTCCACATATCTTTATAAACACGTTTAGGCATATCTGGATGTCTAACTATATTGTGTGAATTACCAATAAGTTCATCTACACTATAACCACTTATACTGGCAAACGTGTCATTCGCATAAGTAATTATACCTCTGAGATCTGTTCTTGAGATAATTAACTCATGATCAGGAACAATAGTTTCAATCAAAAATTCACTCTCATTAAATTCCATTTTAATCAACCTTGTCAAAGTCAGCGGCAAATCCTTCAAGATCTTTCTTCTTTAGATCTCCTCTGTAAATTATTTTATCCACATCTACATTGTCATCATTTAACATTTTTGGTACTGCATCTGCATTGTTAATAATTTCTATGTGCTCATCAAGTTCATCCTCACTATATGCCATCTGCATATCGGCAGTGATTACATGAGGTATAGCTTCGATAACTCTAAGTTTTTCTAACTCTTCCTTAACACCGTCACCCTCTATTGTTATGATTATCCTGCCTTTTTCATCATGCATATGGTAATCACACACTTCACAAGACTTTAAACTCTCAACAACTTCATCTAAATACTTAGGTACTGTTTGTACCACAATGCTTGAAATATTCATAACTACTCCTTATTTAAGTTAAAATAATTTATGTTTGGATCATCACTACTGAGAAAAACTTCTTTTTCATTTTTAAAAAGTATCTGTGTAAGCGTAGCTTTTTGCCCTTTTAAGTTATATAGCTTTTTTTTGGTATTCACATCAAATACTAAAACTTCATTTTTCTCATTATATGCAACAGCACCTAATTTTGCTTTTGGGCTTAAAGCACAGCTGTATAGTAAAAAGTCAAAGTCTAAAAAAGATGATGAACTGTCTTTATAAACTACAGATTTTCTATCTTGACCTGCTGTTAAGATCACACCTTTTTTATAATCAAGCTGATAAACTCTATCTAGGTTGATCGCCTTGGGCTGTTTTAATACTTGAGCTGTCTCTATATCCATTATTCTGACTATTCCACTTTCATCTGTTGTAGCTATTTTCTTCTTATCTTCGCTTATTATAAAGTGTGAAAAAGAAGATGGGCTAACTTGTATCAAATAAGATAGTTTTTTAGTTTTATAGTTATAAACGCCTATTTGATTGCTAAGCAGTGCGAACACTATTTTTTCATCATCCACAAAAGACGCTTTTTGAATAAAGTATTTTTTATCTATATCTATAATTTTGTTTAGCTTTTCATTTTCATATATAAATATATTTCTGTACCCTTTCATCCCCTGTGAAACAATTAAAATTTTATCTTTGAAAATGTCGATTGAGTATATTTTAGATGGTAAAACATCACCCATAAAATCTTTTATATCTGGTATTTTAATTGTTTTAACATTCTGCTTTGTATCCGTGTTAAATATTTCAATAGTTCCATTATCAGTACCTGCATAAAGTTTGTTTTTTTTCACAACTATACTTTGAACAGTGCCAGTTGCTTTAAATACTTTGCTAGGTTCCAAGCTCTCTATCGCAAAAAGACTCGTAAAAACGAGTAATACAATTATAGTTTTAAGCATTTGGATTAAACCCTGGATTTTCTTGTGAATATTGATTCTGATTGTTTATCTGATTTATCTCATCTTCATACTCTATTTGAAGTTTCATCATCTCTTGATTTAGTTCTTCATAACTTTTTGGAGAAAGTGTTTTGGACTTGGTCCACTTTACCATTATATCGTTACCGTATTCAGCCCCTAACTCTTCTATGCTTTTTTTGTATTCAGCCATATTTATACATACTACTGTTTTATCAGCCAATGTATCTGTCAATTCTATAAACCAGTTACCAGAACTATCTTCATCAACATACGATATAAACTCTACAGACATATTTTTTCCTTACTTAATTTTAATTGCTTCTGTTGGGCATACACTTATGCAAAAACCACAGCTTGTGCATTTAGAATCGTTTATGCTTGGTCTAAACATACCCAAGAACTCTATTGCATCATCTA
This genomic interval from Sulfurimonas sp. contains the following:
- a CDS encoding Crp/Fnr family transcriptional regulator, encoding MNNNINIELFEELNNVENNRLYEISQLKNYSKGNIIFYEGDKPNKLKLLLDGIIKVYKVDPKGNEVVMHFFQPQTLIAETAHMQKINYPATAMCETDCQLLEIDYELFEKDFLRNPDISFKIIESLSKKVKALQNVITTNLTMDTFSRVCKFIYENQNHIDELSHRKIAAILNITPETLSRNIATLKKEELVSVEKRKIIVLDSIRLSKYC
- a CDS encoding PAS domain-containing protein, with protein sequence MEFNESEFLIETIVPDHELIISRTDLRGIITYANDTFASISGYSVDELIGNSHNIVRHPDMPKRVYKDMWTKLKQGRKWEGIVKNLRKDRGFYWVHATISGVYKNNELIEYKSIRVPIDYVTKLKYQKLYDEYRNTDKENIRKVIYSL
- a CDS encoding chaperone NapD, which produces MNISSIVVQTVPKYLDEVVESLKSCEVCDYHMHDEKGRIIITIEGDGVKEELEKLRVIEAIPHVITADMQMAYSEDELDEHIEIINNADAVPKMLNDDNVDVDKIIYRGDLKKKDLEGFAADFDKVD
- a CDS encoding WD40 repeat domain-containing protein, with protein sequence MLKTIIVLLVFTSLFAIESLEPSKVFKATGTVQSIVVKKNKLYAGTDNGTIEIFNTDTKQNVKTIKIPDIKDFMGDVLPSKIYSIDIFKDKILIVSQGMKGYRNIFIYENEKLNKIIDIDKKYFIQKASFVDDEKIVFALLSNQIGVYNYKTKKLSYLIQVSPSSFSHFIISEDKKKIATTDESGIVRIMDIETAQVLKQPKAINLDRVYQLDYKKGVILTAGQDRKSVVYKDSSSSFLDFDFLLYSCALSPKAKLGAVAYNEKNEVLVFDVNTKKKLYNLKGQKATLTQILFKNEKEVFLSSDDPNINYFNLNKE